A genomic region of Metopolophium dirhodum isolate CAU chromosome 1, ASM1992520v1, whole genome shotgun sequence contains the following coding sequences:
- the LOC132936420 gene encoding 52 kDa repressor of the inhibitor of the protein kinase-like: MFVEIHSLTGVDLASAILNGLNVSGINCDFLYGQGYDGAANMSGQFKGVKSIIQAKYPKALYVHCVAHSLNLAVSSACDLQPIRNCLGVIEKLYCFFNTPKRKNALFEAISNSDLIPSIKSLKRLCATRWIQRYDAVNDFVQLFPYVVVSLETMSSWKDVTAVEANMLRNAMDSEFLISVQIIKVLFSYGLPLCKQLQSKDIDLKEMVGLAEDNVNALKQLRTNIEPEFKKIFDEAQKMAEVLDFQIVVKRINKRQINRANPSLSSEEPEDYFRVTICIPYIESFINQLELRFLEHHNIFKGFYCLFDNNEDSNEADFESLVSFYLTHNDLSTTLGELKMWKLKLARLNIKPSNGIDALKLCSPVIFPNIHMLLKILCTLPVSTATPERMFSNLKRVKSYLRNTMKEDRLNGLTMLSVYRNINLTPEEVIDELGQKPRKIDIVL, translated from the exons ATGTTTGTTGAGATTCATAGTTTAACAGGAGTTGATTTAGCATCTGCAATTCTAaatg gTCTCAATGTTAGTGGTATTAACTGTGATTTTTTGTATGGCCAAGGGTATGATGGTGCTGCAAATATGTCCGGGCAATTTAAAGGAGTAAAATCTATTATACAAGCAAAGTATCCTAAGGCATTGTACGTGCACTGTGTTGCCCATTCCTTAAACTTAGCAGTATCCTCTGCGTGTGATTTACAACCAATTCGAAATTGCCTTGGGGtcattgaaaaattgtattgtttttttaatacaccTAAACGCAAAAATGCACTTTTTGAAGCTATTAGTAATAGTGATTTGATACCAagcataaaatcattaaaacgaTTATGTGCAACCAGATGGATTCAAAGGTATGATGCCGTTAATGATTTTGTTCAGTTATTTCCATACGTTGTAGTTTCATTAGAAACTATGTCAAGTTGGAAAGATGTAACTGCAGTTGAAGCCAATATGTTAAGAAATGCAATGGACTCAGAATTTCTTATATCAGTACAAATTATAAAG gttttattttcatatggGCTGCCATTGTGCAAACAACTACAAAGCAAAGACATTGATTTAAAAGAAATGGTTGGTTTAGCAGAAGATAATGTTAATGCTCTTAAACAACTAAGAACTAATATTGAacctgaatttaaaaaaatatttgatgaggCTCAA aaaatggCTGAAGTTCTAGATTTTCAAATTGTAGTAAAAAGAATAAACAAAAGGCAAATAAACCGTGCTAATCCATCATTATCATCCGAAGAACCAGAAGATTATTTTAGAGTTACTATTTGTATTCCTTATATTGAATCATTCATAAATCAACTAGAGCTCAGATTCTTAGagcaccataatatttttaaag gtttttattgtttatttgacaACAACGAAGATTCTAATGAAGCTGATTTTGAATCTCTCGTTTCATTCTACTTGACTCATAATGATTTGTCTACCACTCTTGGTGAACTTAAAATGTGGAAGTTAAAACTTGCCCGTCTAAATATTAAACCATCTAATGGAATTGATGCATTAAAACTTTGTAGTCCCGTGATCTTCCCAAATATtcatatgttattaaaaattctatgCACACTGCCGGTATCAACAGCTACTCCAGAGagaatgttttcaaatttaaaaagagtaaaatcTTATTTGAGAAATACTATGAAAGAG GACAGATTAAATGGATTGACCATGTTGTCGGTATAccgaaatataaatttaactccTGAAGAAGTCATTGATGAGTTGGGACAAAAACCCAGGAAAATAGACAttgttttataa
- the LOC132935436 gene encoding uncharacterized protein LOC132935436 — protein sequence MKRINEYFSTNTNKRSPVPAIPIAEEESSLICDTINSEEPGTSSSNVVMSRVNDVGMFIKVDRNLTDNEKHIVLTNAWIPPVSYSFPILEPNKERKLKFQHHWLTSYSWLLYSEIKSGAFCRFCVVFAKCGGVGNQKLGFLSSEPFNNWKKAKEVFNKHSLLEYHKTAALKADSFLSVFSKKQKSIVDALDDDRSKQIINNRKRLLPIVECIILCGKQEIALRGHRDFGPIDFTSASAKNEGNFREILKYKVKDNDCIRSFLESDSRNKYLSPRIQNEIIAICDT from the exons atgaaaagaatAAACGAATATTTTTCTACTAATACGAATAAAAGAAGTCCCGTGCCTGCTATTCCAATAGCAGAAGAAGAATCATCACTAATTTGTGATACAATTAACTCGGAGGAAccag gtacatcGTCCTCAAATGTTGTTATGTCCCGAGTTAATGATGTTGGTATGTTTATAAAAGTGGATCGCAACTTAACTGATAATGAAAAACATata GTTCTCACAAATGCATGGATTCCGCCTGTTTCTTACTCGTTTCCTATACTAGAGCCTAATAAAGAACGAAAATTAAAGTTTCAACACCACTGGTTAACTTCATACAGCTGGTTACTGTATTCCGAAATAAAATCTGGTGCATTTTGTCGATTTTGCGTGGTTTTTGCTAAATGTGGTGGTGTGGGAAATCAAAAACTAGGTTTTTTGTCCTCTGAACCATTTAACAATTGGAAAAAGGCTAAagaa gtttttaataaacattcattgtTGGAATACCATAAAACTGCTGCTTTGAAAGCTGATagttttttaagtgttttttctaaaaaacaaaaatcaattgttGATGCTTTGGATGATGATAG gtCAAAacagataattaataatagaaaaaggCTTTTACCAATCGTAGAATGCATAATTTTATGTGGCAAACAAGAAATTGCTCTACGGGGACATAGGGATTTTGGCCCAATTGACTTTACat cagCGTCAGCTAAAAATGAAGGTAATTTCcgagaaattttaaaatataaagtaaaagaCAACGATTGTATTAGATCATTCCTTGAATCAGATTcacgtaataaatatttaagcccTAGgatacaaaatgaaataatagcTATATGtg ATACTTAA